GCGTAGGTTGGCTTGTCGTACACCACCAGTCGCATACTTTTGATCTCCTCAGGACGAATAATATCTTTGGAGGGAAGGTCGGAGCAGGCGGCAAAGAAGATAAAAAAGGAAATCAATAGTGCTGAAATAGGGGATAATCGTGATTTCATCGGATTCTCCTTGTTTATTGAGATAATCCGAAAGAGAGGGGTTAGTTCAACGGGATAATAGAGAATCTTGCTTATTTTAAGGGAAAAGGGAGGTTCCTGGCTCAAGCGGAACTTTGGTCTTCCCTACCCAGCGCGGGGCAGAGTTGATGTTCTGGCGAAGCAGAAGATTCAATTGTGCCGCGTGATGTTGAATATGGCGCATGTTGTACATCAACAATTCCACAACGGTGAGTTGCGGCCGCTCAAAGGCGGCAGGCTTGTGCCCGGTGTCATCGGTCAGCGAACCTATGCGGATGCGGCATTTCTGACGTCCCTGCTCCAGGAATCCAAGAAGTTCGTCTTTAGAGTACACCCTGTCCGGAAGAAGTCCCTCCGGGTCCAACTCGCTTAAGGTAAAAGGAGCAGGCGGGGCATATCCCCGGTCGGTCTCAGCCAGATAAAAATCGAGAAAGAAGAGGGTATGATAAGCGATGTACCAAAACTCCTGCGGTCTGGTTTCACTGAGGAATTTTTCGCCGTCACGCGCCCGGTCGTGCCAGAGGGAGTCGGGGCAGGCACGGATAGAATTTTCCAGCATGTCGAGGGCGGCGCCAAATTGCCCCCAGAGAGCAAATTTCCATGCGCTTTCCACGAAACACCTTTCGCTATTGGTTGCAGATAACATAGCATAAGCAACCATTTCCTCAACTGCAATCACTTAATTGGCGCGGAGAGCGGCAACCGGAAAGCGGAATTGGAACCCCCTTCGGCGAAAATCTTCGTGAAGGGGGGACTTGTGGGCGACTAAGAATTAGTATTTTCCTTTGCCTGCCATTACAATATCAGCCTTGGTGGTACCGACTATATCAAGAAGCTCTTGCGTCTCCTTGGCCGGGACTTTGTGTTTGGCAAGAATCTCTTTGAAAATGGTCACCATCCTGTCCCATTCCTTTTCGGTGATATTCAGGTGGACATGAGACTCTTTCATACCTCTACCATGATACTGACACGGTCCCCCCGTCGCCTGGCAGACCATAGCCGTTACATGGTATTTGAGATATTCGGCCGGAACCCGTTTGCGGGCGGCATCAATTGCCGGATTTTGATTCAGAATAGAATCTGGCACGAGGGCATCGATAAAATCGCTCACCACGACCGAAATCGGCATCAACCCGCCCAGCCGGTCATAGAGCGACTTTGTTTTCGCCGCTTCGCCACTCTGCGCCGACGCCATCTGAAATCCGCTCAGAAAAACGAAAACAAGCAGTCCTAATACACCCAGATTAAGAGCTCTTCTGGTCATATTGACCTCCTTTCCTTACGGGGAAAGAGTCCGGCTCCCCGCTGTTTAGACATCAGTTTGCCTTGAATCAGCCCTCACCCAAGAAGAATAATACTTTAGAATTTAGCCAAGACCTGACGATCTAAATCATTGAAGTTCATTCACCGCTGATTTTTAATTTATAACGGCGGTAATATCGAAACTGTTTGAATTGGATTCAACTTCTATAGAAGAAGCAATGGCAACCGACTACGCGACTCGTCGAAAAAATCAGTTCCGGTCTTTGAATGAACCGTCACCCGGACTCAGAAGATTTGCAGGGCGTTTCTTTTGAGCGCCGATTCCTGATGACTTGGGGCGGTATCAATCGAAAAGAGCATTCTATCGCGTTTTCTCCGCCGCCTCGGAAAAATGCATCTGAACAATCACCCAACGGCCGTCACGTTTCTCCAGCACGCCGCTCCAGCGGACATCCTCCCAGTTTGCCGGCTGCCCTTTCCATTCGTTGAAATCGTCCAGACGGGCATGATACCAGGCGACATCACCCGACCGGGAGAGAACAATCCGGAGGTCTCTGACTTCATAACTAACCGCCTTAAATTCATCCTTCATGAAAAAATTCTCGACCTGGTCGGCAAATTGGCTGAAACCGGATACCGTGCCGTCATCTCGCGGCGAAAACCAGAACAGGTCAGAATCATGTGCGAAACATTGGTAGAGCAGTTCCTTATCCTTACTGGCGGCCCAGCCGATACTGTTATGAATCACTCTGGTGATTTTGTCAATTTCTACCGTTAAATCGTACGGCTGTTTCATATGAGCGCCTCCACCTGCCGCCAATAGAAGAATTGGCAGGATAATTAGATATGATATTCTTCTCACTTGACCCTCCCGTGGTAATGGATGTCACTTATCTGATTATACTGGAATAGATAATCGATGTTTCGCCAAAAAGCGTTTACCTGTTCAACAGCGCAGAAATATAGAAGCCCTCTCTGCCTGTTTTGAGGCAGAGAATAGGTGAGCTGAGAATCTGACAGTAAAGAAGTTTCCGGGGTTCAGCCGGTTATCCGGCGTTTTCGAACGCAAGTTTAATCCAGCCGATTAACTCTTTATCCACTTGCGAGACTTCGGTCAGCTTGACTTTGTAATTGCACATACCGCCGGGGGGGATTGCCTCCAAACGGCCCGCCGCAGGAAGTCCCTTGACATTCAAGCCGACTTCAACGCGGCTGTTGGTAGCAGGACCAATCATGGCAAATTGCTTCTTCCGGCGCAGGCTGACATACCCCTTCTTGGGGGCAATCTCAAACTCGCCGAAGTTCTTGATATGCTTCATGAGTGAGTCATGAATGGGACGGAGAGCCTCTTTGGGACCGGAATAGATACCGTTTAGAACATCATCTTCGGACATTGCGCCCTTTTTGGCGGCGGAAGCGCCGTCACTTTTGAGAACATAATGCACGAGTGTGTTGGCATCACCATACCCCATGCCGAGTTTTTGCTGTAGCATGGAACGGAGTTCGCCATGCTTGGTCAGACCGCTTTCCTTGATGATTTTCGCCAGCTGCTCCAGAGTCTTGCCGGTTCTGGTCTGGATATTTTTCAGCTGGGTCTGAGTGGCTTGTTCGGGGGTCGCCATATAACTATTTTTCCTCCATTTTTTGGAGATACGTTACAGAGCCTGTGAAAAATTGGGGAAAATAGCCGGTCGTCACCGGTCAAATCGATTCAAAGCTTCAAGCAGGCTTCGACACTGAGCCAGAAAAGCCGCTCCCGGGTAGGTAGCCGCAAGTTTTCGCCTCTTGTATCCCACTCTTTTCCGGAGACATCATCACCGCCGGTCAGGATATATCCCAATTTGACTCTGCGGAATTGCGCCACGGCGAGAAGCGCCGCCGCTTCCATCTCCACCGCCAGGCATCCCTCTTTCTTCCGTAAAGCAATTCTGGAAGCCGTTTCGCGGAATAAGCCGTCGGTCGTCCAGACCTTTCCTGTCCGATATGATTCATGGTGGCTTTCAAACACAGTCGTTATCGCTTTGATTGCTTTCTTATTCACGTCTATTTCGCGGGAAGGTTCCCGATAGTGATATGACGTCCCTTCGTCGCGAACAGCGGCGCTGGGAACAACAAAGCCGCCTCGCGGAATACTCCTGTCAAGGACGCCGGAGCTGCCGCAGGCGATGAATTTCCTGCCGCCAAGTCCGATGGCTAACTCCAGAAATGCGGCCGAGACCGATGCCCCCATCAAGGGAAAAAAGAAGACAATGGGACACCCTCTATATTCCATCCGATAGAATGGATTAGTGCCGTAAACTCCCTTGTCTTCATACATTTTTTCGGCTCCGGTGCTTTCTGCAATCTTCTCTACAACATCCTTGAAAAAACAGATTATGCCGTGCTCCCAATTCTCCACTTTGCGGATAAAATTGCTCGCTTCGATGATGGCTTTCTTTGAGGGGTCAAATTCGAGGATTGGGTATTTTCTTTTGCGCATTACACTCTCCCTCTCCATTTTTAAGGCTTTCCAGATACAACTTCCGGCTTATTCTCTGTATATAGCTGTCTCCAGTTTTTGCCCTTGAAGATAATGCCCGCGGTACATCCCGGGGGTGTTGAAGGGAAGGGCGATATTGCCCTGCCGGTCGATAGCCACCAGACCGCCGGTCCCGCCGAGTTCCTTGAAACGCCCGAATATCACCTTTTCGGCGGCGTCGCGAAGGCTCATACCGTGATATTGCATTAGAGCCGAGAGGTCATGGCCGAGGACGGCGCGGATGATGAATTCCCCATGGCCGGTAGCGGAAACAGCACAGGTCTGGTTATTGGCATAAGTGCCGGCGCCGACAAGCGGCGAATCGCCGATTCGTCCGTGGCGGCTGTTGGTCATACCGCCGGTGGAGGTTGCGGCGGCAAGGTTGCCCGATTGGTCAAGCGCGACCGCGCCAACGGTGCCGAATTTCTGCTCGCTATCAGATTCCGAACCGGAACGGCTCCGCTCTTTCCAGTTCTTCTCAAGTTCTATTGCTTTCTGAAGTTGCTGCCATCGGCTCTCCGTGAAAAAATACTCGTCCGGCATCAATTCGAATCCGTTGAGACGGGCAAATTCTTCGGCGCCATCGCGCGCCAGAAGAACATGCGGTGTCTTTTCCATCACCATTCGGGCTAAATTGATAGGATTCTTGATTTGTTGCACCCCGGCCACCGCCCCCGCTTTAAGCGTGGCGCCATCCATAATAGCGGCATCCATTTCATTCCTGCCTGCATGGGTGAAAACCGCGCCCCGGCCGGCATTGAAAAGAGGGGAATCCTCCATCACATTGACTGCCTTTTGCACGGCATCAACGGCGGTGCCCCCCGACTCGAGAATCTTATATCCCGCCGTAAGGGCTTCGCGCAGGCCATCATGATAACTCCTTTCCAGTTCCGGAGTCATGGCACTCTTCGATATCGCTCCGGCTCCGCCGTGGATGACTATTCCGAAGGTGGGCATGACTTAAGATAATAGTCCGGGGAAAGCGTGTAAATAGCGATATATCTCGCCTCCGGACATAATCCGGCGCTCTTCGACTGAATGTCAAAGGACATGACACAAGCCGAGCACGATTTTATGATTCATTTTTATGTTCTGCCGGGAAATGCTTCATAAATGACTGACCGGCAAAACCGGCCTTCCTTCAACAAACAAATTCTCTCGGGGAGCGTAATTTATCTCAATTTTATGGAGTAATATAGTCTATAATAATTGGGCAGCAAGCGGCCTGCGTATCAAAACGCGGACGGTGTCGCTGCCGTTGTGTAAAAGGAAAGGGTTTGAATATGCGTCTCAAATTCGGGCTGATGGCAACATCGGTTACATTCGCCGTGATGGGAATCTGGTATTCCGTTGGCGTGACCGATTCATCCGGAAAATCCGGGAAACTCCCCCCGGAACCGACCGTCACTTACAAGAACTCTGCGGAAGAGCGCATCGCGCATGGCGAGAGAATTTCTGCCATTGATGATGCCCGACAACAACTGCACGCGCAGCATCACGGCCATAAAGCCATTGAAACCAGAAGCATTCCGGGCCGTTTTGAACCCCCGCGAATGACTTCGGTCGATGACTTTGCCCTTTCCAAGGATGACCTGGTGGTGATTAATCCCGGTCCCGGCGAATATGTGCATGTGATGGAAGGACAGCGTCACGGTTATCAAAATCTCACCATCGGTATTACTTATACCGCCCCCGGCGGGGCTCCGCCGATGCACACGCATAAGGGGGAGGAATCGCATGTCCTCTTGAAAGGGCAGAAAATTCTTTATGCATTGGGCGATAAGATATTCGTTAAAGAAGGACCATATATTGTCAATATCCCCCCCATGGTGCCGCACTCTTTTCAGAACCTCGATGATGACGTCGCCGAACTGGTGGTGATATTTCCCACCAATGTCTGGGAGTATGATGTCCTTGATTATTTTCCCTTCAATACCCCTGAGGCAAAAGCCCTTGCCGAAGAGGCAAAACTCTCCAGGGCAAACGGGCAATAGAGGCGAATTTCATCTGTGGTCTAATTACTAACCGCCTTGCGTAAAGACCTGTTCTTAATATCATTGAAATACTCTGCATAACGGGCTGACATTTTGAACAAAATGGCAGCCCGTTGCATTGATATATATTCCCCAATAATCCCCTCGAATTTCCATTGTGACCAAATTGTGACCACGATCGTTGTAAGTTATTGCAGTTTATTCCAGATTATTCCGAGCGGAGAGGCACGAAAAAGCCCTTGAAAATCAGCGTGTTACGTTGAATTTCAAGGGCTTATGAGATTAACAAAATTGGTGGAGGTGGGGGGAGTCGAACCCCCGTCCGAAATAAGCGCCAGACCATCCTCTACGTGCGTAGCCGTCTCTTTATTTCTCGCCGCCTTACCTGCCGAGCGGCAGGCCAGTAAGACGGCCAGCCTTTGTATTTAAGCCGGCTTTAAAGACGTCAGCCAGCCGAGCCTTCCTGTCCGACGCTCCGCATCAGCCCGGAAAGACAGCAGGCTGAGGAAGCGGGTTACCTAAGAGTTAAACTCGATTAGGCAGCCATGGCGTAGTTGTATTCGCCACTTGTTGTGGTTACCGGATATTTAACGAGCAATCCGGAGTCCCTCGGCACGCCAACAATCCCACACTTACCCCGTCGAAACCGGTACACCCCCATAATCTTATCAGCGAACCACCCACCATAAGGGGTGGGGCACCATTCTGGCACCGGAATTCATACCGCGAAGCTGAGCGTTGGTTCCCTCGCATTCTGCGAGTTTTTCTATCGGCAATATATATAATCGGATAGATTAGTCAATTGTTTCAGGAAATTGACAGAGAAAAGTGCCAGGCAGGCGCCGTCTCAGGCAGCCTCTTCCCCCCTGCCTTTATCAGCATATAAGGCGGTTGCTTACGGGTTTGCCTCACGGCGGTCTTCCCGGGTCTCCCGATAATGCGCGAACCCCTCAAAACTATATCATTGCAGCAGCCGTTGAAGTTATTTCTTGGCTATAATACGGCTGTTGCATTTACTGCTGTTTCGCCTCTTTTTCCTGACAGTCGAAAACCAATAATTGTGCCGTATTGCCGCAAATGAATGGATAGTCAAATCTGGTAATTCGTCACTTAATATTGATGGTAATCTTGTTTCAGAGTCATTAATTTGAATCTCAACCATTTGGAAACGGAGAGTAATATGCGGAAATTCGTAAAGGCATTGGCATTATTCTCTGCCATACTGACTTTCGGCATCGCTTGCGATGATGACAGTCAGAAACCGCCCGAAGTCAATACCTGGATTTTCCCCAATGAAGTCGGCGACTGGTGGGTTTACCAGGTGGCGGATTCGCTCAGTTCCGCTATCGATACGATTCGAGTCAGAATAGAAGGCAGAGACACCCTGAATAACGGCGACTCGGTAACTGTTTGGGTTTTTAGTGACGGCGATGAAATCGACACCAGTTACCTTCATATTGGATACGGTTTCCTTACCACCGACTCCGGACCGGTTATTCGCTATGACACCGTCTTCATATATGCCGGCAAGGACCTGACCAGCCTTTCTGATATCATGATTTTTCCTCTGCGAGTCGGCGATTTCTGGATGGGGGTGATGGACAGGGATACGGTCAGGGTGGTAGAAAAGATGCGGATTCAGACCCGGGCGGGGGACTTTGACGCTTATCTGGTGCAAACGACACGAAACCAGTTCGAGAATGTCATCAATTCCAAGAAGTGGGTGGTCCATCATCTTGGTATGGCGCGATGGGACTTTGTCTGGCTGAGCGGAACGATGCAGGGGCATGAGGGTTGGGAACTGCTCAACTGGCTTCCGGAAGGAGCTTTCTCAACACGATAAAGGGGACTTTTGAAGTATCGTTTGATAATAAACCGTTCGTCCGGAAACTTATATCGCGGCAGATACGTAAAAGGGAGTACCCTATCCAGTATGCAGCAGATTGCGCTTGACAAAAATGGATAGGACGCGATATTATTAATAGACTAAATCTCCCTCGAGCGACATCCGATAAAAGAGTAAACTAACTTTCTCATTTGGGGAGGTGTTATGCTGAAGCGAATTGTGGCAGTGGCGGCCCTCCTGATACTCTTTTTGTTCCTTACTCTTCCGACACTCTACGCCAAGGACAAAAAATACCCCGGCGAGGATGATTTTGTGGCGGTGGAAGTTCCAGCGACTATGACAGTTAGCACTCCGCCGGTCTATCCCGACTCCGCCAAAAACCACAAAGTCGAGGGGACAGTCTGGGTCAAAGCCCTGGTCGACGACAACGGAGCAGTAGTCGAAGCGAAAATTGTGAAGTGCTCCGCCAAGGACTGCGGATTTGAAGAAGCGGCGCTGGAAGCGGCAAAACGATGTCAATATACTCCGGCGATGCAAAATGGAAAGCCAGTTGCGGTCTGGGTTACCTATAAGGTAGAATTCGCACTTGCCGACGGTATGTAAGAAAAGATTAAGAAAGCCGCATACTCCAGCCATAAGCCCCGACCGAGTCGGGGCTTTTTTTATCCGGACACTCTGGCATGCCAGAGCGGCCGGGCTGTCAAGACGGTGATTCTGCCTGCGGCTCAATTAAGGCTTGTCAGTGAGGGTATTTTCCCTATCTTGGCGCTATGAATTCATGCTCTCCGGGAGAAATGCGACCATGCTAAGAATTCTCCTGGTGTTGCTGACCTCTCTTCTGGCGCTGACTTTCAGTGTCGTGACCCCAAGCGCCGCCGAACTATCTATTACCTTTATAGCCAATGAAGGATTCCTGATAGAATGCCAAGATGAGAAATTCGCGGTTGATGCCTTCTTTGGCGGTCCTGACGCGGTCGGTTACCAGATGCCGTCCGATTCGATTATCCAGTTGATGAAGACCGCGGCAGCCCCATTCGACCATATCAACCTTATCGCGGTCACACATGCCCATCACGACCACTTTAATGCCGGAATGGTCGCGTCCTACTTAAGACATAATCCGAAAACAATGGTGGTCTGCCCTCCACAGGCGGCAGAATTACTCGCCAGAGAGGAAGGTTACGCTGATTTCAGCCCTCGCCTCCGCCCGATATCTCATCCTGTTGACTCGGTCATCACGCT
The DNA window shown above is from Candidatus Zixiibacteriota bacterium and carries:
- a CDS encoding DinB family protein, which produces MLSATNSERCFVESAWKFALWGQFGAALDMLENSIRACPDSLWHDRARDGEKFLSETRPQEFWYIAYHTLFFLDFYLAETDRGYAPPAPFTLSELDPEGLLPDRVYSKDELLGFLEQGRQKCRIRIGSLTDDTGHKPAAFERPQLTVVELLMYNMRHIQHHAAQLNLLLRQNINSAPRWVGKTKVPLEPGTSLFP
- a CDS encoding group 1 truncated hemoglobin, whose protein sequence is MTRRALNLGVLGLLVFVFLSGFQMASAQSGEAAKTKSLYDRLGGLMPISVVVSDFIDALVPDSILNQNPAIDAARKRVPAEYLKYHVTAMVCQATGGPCQYHGRGMKESHVHLNITEKEWDRMVTIFKEILAKHKVPAKETQELLDIVGTTKADIVMAGKGKY
- a CDS encoding nuclear transport factor 2 family protein; this translates as MRRISYLIILPILLLAAGGGAHMKQPYDLTVEIDKITRVIHNSIGWAASKDKELLYQCFAHDSDLFWFSPRDDGTVSGFSQFADQVENFFMKDEFKAVSYEVRDLRIVLSRSGDVAWYHARLDDFNEWKGQPANWEDVRWSGVLEKRDGRWVIVQMHFSEAAEKTR
- a CDS encoding DUF5655 domain-containing protein, coding for MATPEQATQTQLKNIQTRTGKTLEQLAKIIKESGLTKHGELRSMLQQKLGMGYGDANTLVHYVLKSDGASAAKKGAMSEDDVLNGIYSGPKEALRPIHDSLMKHIKNFGEFEIAPKKGYVSLRRKKQFAMIGPATNSRVEVGLNVKGLPAAGRLEAIPPGGMCNYKVKLTEVSQVDKELIGWIKLAFENAG
- a CDS encoding nucleoside phosphorylase: MRKRKYPILEFDPSKKAIIEASNFIRKVENWEHGIICFFKDVVEKIAESTGAEKMYEDKGVYGTNPFYRMEYRGCPIVFFFPLMGASVSAAFLELAIGLGGRKFIACGSSGVLDRSIPRGGFVVPSAAVRDEGTSYHYREPSREIDVNKKAIKAITTVFESHHESYRTGKVWTTDGLFRETASRIALRKKEGCLAVEMEAAALLAVAQFRRVKLGYILTGGDDVSGKEWDTRGENLRLPTRERLFWLSVEACLKL
- a CDS encoding isoaspartyl peptidase/L-asparaginase, whose translation is MPTFGIVIHGGAGAISKSAMTPELERSYHDGLREALTAGYKILESGGTAVDAVQKAVNVMEDSPLFNAGRGAVFTHAGRNEMDAAIMDGATLKAGAVAGVQQIKNPINLARMVMEKTPHVLLARDGAEEFARLNGFELMPDEYFFTESRWQQLQKAIELEKNWKERSRSGSESDSEQKFGTVGAVALDQSGNLAAATSTGGMTNSRHGRIGDSPLVGAGTYANNQTCAVSATGHGEFIIRAVLGHDLSALMQYHGMSLRDAAEKVIFGRFKELGGTGGLVAIDRQGNIALPFNTPGMYRGHYLQGQKLETAIYRE
- a CDS encoding cupin domain-containing protein; amino-acid sequence: MRLKFGLMATSVTFAVMGIWYSVGVTDSSGKSGKLPPEPTVTYKNSAEERIAHGERISAIDDARQQLHAQHHGHKAIETRSIPGRFEPPRMTSVDDFALSKDDLVVINPGPGEYVHVMEGQRHGYQNLTIGITYTAPGGAPPMHTHKGEESHVLLKGQKILYALGDKIFVKEGPYIVNIPPMVPHSFQNLDDDVAELVVIFPTNVWEYDVLDYFPFNTPEAKALAEEAKLSRANGQ
- a CDS encoding energy transducer TonB, which codes for MLKRIVAVAALLILFLFLTLPTLYAKDKKYPGEDDFVAVEVPATMTVSTPPVYPDSAKNHKVEGTVWVKALVDDNGAVVEAKIVKCSAKDCGFEEAALEAAKRCQYTPAMQNGKPVAVWVTYKVEFALADGM
- a CDS encoding MBL fold metallo-hydrolase; translation: MLRILLVLLTSLLALTFSVVTPSAAELSITFIANEGFLIECQDEKFAVDAFFGGPDAVGYQMPSDSIIQLMKTAAAPFDHINLIAVTHAHHDHFNAGMVASYLRHNPKTMVVCPPQAAELLAREEGYADFSPRLRPISHPVDSVITLEIGSISIAVLTGKHGQYIDTDELTGEKIDRHREVQHLEFLFSVGERKIYHGGDAPLNDINRYRRLEWSPVDVALTQWFTPRPRSSFRENLVREAIGAETIIMMHIPPGRVFSDPEQKKICAERKIIVPTRSLEKWLFL